The window TGTAGGCCGCAATCGCCTCGTTCGCATGGATGGGGAAAGGCTCCGCTGCCAGGCCTCTGTGGTTGCGAATGAGGAGTTCGATCTCCGCTGCCTGTGGGATCCAGAGCCCCCAGCGATCCTGGAGCTCGTGGCCGAAGCGGCTTAGCAACTCGCGCGGGGTGCCATCGTAGACGATCTGACCGTCGCCCAGCACGATCATGCGATCAGCTAGCGCGGTCAGCTCATCCATCTTGTTTTCGGTGATGATGATCGTGTGCTGGCGCTGTTTGAGCTGAGCCAGGAAGCGAAACACATCCGACGAACTGCTTGGGTCCAGGTTGGCGGTAGGCTCATCGAAGAACAAGATCTGGGGCTGCATCGCCAGCACCGAGGCGATGACCACCTTCTGCTTCTGGCCGCCCGAGAGCTCAAATACAAAACGCTCAGCCAGGCTGCCGGCACCGACAAACGCGAGCGCCTCATCAGCACGCGCCTGCACCTCTGGCACTGGTAGCAGCAGATTCTCGGGTCCGAACATCACCTCGTCGCGAACATACAGGTTTGTCAGCTGCCCATCGACATCCTGGAAGACCACGCCGACGTGGGTGGCCAGCTCGGCCACCCGCGACTCGAGTACCTTGATGCCAGCCACAGTCAGCGCGCCCTCGGTCCAGCCCTGCACAAACGGAATGATGCCATTCAGGCATAGCCCGAATGTGCTCGTGCCTGCGCCACTCTGGCCCACCAGCAACACAAATTCACCCGGCGCAATCGTCAGGGTGATATTTTTGAGAACGGGCTGGCCAGGCTCATAGCCGCACGAGAAGCTCTCGAAACGAATGATGGGACCGGTTGGCTCAGTCATAGATTGTCTCATAGGGCTAGCTGGAGGTCAGCCAAATTGTACAAACCTGCCCATCGTTCCCTTTTCCGGGAAGGCAGGCGAGCTGCTGATCACATAGAGCCAGCTGCGCACCGACTCATTCCATACGATCAGCAGCTCCCGCTTCAGAGGCGGCAGAGCGCTGGATGATTGCGTGTACTGCTACGCTCGCTGATCGAGCGCATCATAGTAGCGCCGCACTGCGAGCACCAGCACTGCCGTGATCACGATCATAATTGCCGCCCAGAGCATATAGCTGCCGGTGGTAAACTGCATGGTTGTGCTCCTTTCTGCTTCTGCTTATGAGGACGCTCTTGCCAACTATGGAGCCCGGCGCCCGGCAGCGAACGAGCGCAGCACCCCCGAGGCCTGCAGAGCTTTGCCGATAGCGAGCGCAACCAGGCCGCTCAGGATGCCGTAGGTAAAGAAGCCCAGGATGGTGCCGCCCACCAGGATGCCCAGCGATTGGTCGCCAAAACCGTAGACGCCGTAGGTCCAAAAGTTCGAGAGCACGTTCGCCCAGGCGCCAGCCAGGAACATCACCTTCCAGTCGAAGTGTTGGTAGCGCGCGGCCCAGAAAATCAGCTCGGCGCCCAGGCCCTGCGTGATACCCCAGCCCAGGGTAATTGCGCCAGCCGGGTTGCCCGAAAGCATCTGGACTAAACCATTGATTAGCATGTTTACCAGTGCGGCGCCTGGTTTGCGCACGATGAACATGGCCAGGCACTGGCTAATGTTAAACACGCCAAAGATATTCGCGCCGATCGGTCCGAACGCCGCCTGAAAGCTCTGGTATACCAGGCCGAATGGTGAGTTCAGTAGACCGAAGATCACGCCAATCACCGCCACCACGACGATATCCAGCGTCGTCCATGCATTCGACACCGGTCGGGCTACACTGCTCATGGCCATTGCGGGTCCTCCTCAACGAAACGAATGGGTCAGCCTGCGTGCTTAGCGATCACAGCTCCGCAGAAAGCGGGTCGAGCGTAATGGTGCAAGCTCCTTTCTTCTAGTACAGTGCGCCAGAGCTGCGCTACAGTGCGCTAGAGCTCAGCGAATACCTCGATGATCTGCTCGGTCGACTCCGACGAGACCACCAGTGGGATGGCGTAGGTTGCGCCAGCCTCGACATAGCCGCGCGCGAGCTTGAGACACTCATCGGGGGTGCCGGCGACCACAAAGCGCGTCACTGTCTCATCGTCCACCAGTTTCATCGCGGCATCGAGCCCACCCGGGCGCGGCGGCCAGCCGCCGAGCACCTCGTGGATCTGGCCCAGAAAGTCGGCTGAGAAGCCACTGGCCTGGGCGATATGCGGCTGCTGGCCCAGATACATCGTGACGATCCTGCGGCCCATGTCGCGCGCCTTGTCGCCGTCGTCATCCATCGCAGTCGAGATCAGCTGCGGTAGCTGCAAGTCCTCGAGCGTACGCCCAGCCTTCTCGGCGCCTTTACGGATCAGGCCGATCGCATTGCGCGTGTACTCGGTCGACATCATCGCGTTCAGCAAAATCCCGTCGGCATAGGTCGCCGAGGACTCGAGCATCTGTGGGCCGGTCGCGCCGATATAGACCGGGCAGTGCATCGGCAGGCGCTCGCGACCGGTGCCAAGGTCGAGCTCGATATCGCGCACCTTCACCACCTCACCCTCGTAGGTGAAGCGCTCAAGGTTCATCAGCCGCCGGAATACCTCGGTGTACTCGCGCATCTGCGTCAGCGGGCGCGTGCGCTCGATGCCCTGGTTGTAGGCCAGCGGGTCCCAGTAGGCGCCCAGGCCACAGATCGTGCGGCCCGGTGCCATCTCATCCAGCGTCGCAAAGGTCAGCGCCATCAACGCTGGCCCGCGCGTCCACGAGTTGACGATGCCAGTGCCCAGCAAGATCCGGCTGGTGTTGGCGGCCATCGCGCCCATGATCGTAAAGGCGTCGCGCGCCAGTCGCGTCTCGCAGACCCAGACCGACTCAAAGCCACGTTCCTCGGCCAGCTTAGCGGCGCGCACCTGGCGCAGCGGGTCGGGGCGGTCGAGGAAGCAGATTCCGACACGACTTCTTGCCATCGTTTCCCCCTTTCATCGGGGCGGGCGGCGCGTGCTCTACGCCACGCCTAGATCAGCCAGGCCATTGCGCACGGCGCCGACGAATCGGTCGAGTTCGGCGCTGGTCATCGGGGTCGAGAGACAGCCCATACCGCGCCCGGTAAACACGACCCCATGGTTGAGCGTTGCTGTGTAGAGATCTTTCAGAATTTGGCGATTGCCTGCCAGCACGCTCGGGTAGTCGCTTACCTCTGCGTCGGTAAAGTGCAAATTAAACAGCGACCCGATCTGATTGACCTGCACAGGAAGGTCGAGCTCGGCAAACAGATCACCAAGCTTTTGCTTCAGCTCGGCGCCAAGCTGGGCCAGCCGCTCGAAGGCTGCTGGGGTCAGCTCGGCCAACGTGGCCAGGCCGGCCGCCATGGTGACCGGGTTCGCGTTAAAGGTGCCGCCGTGGCCGATATGGTTGATCTCGCGCGGATCGAAGCGTGCCATAATATCAGCGCGGCCGCCGAACGCGCCTACCGCGAATCCGCCGCCAATGATTTTGCCAAGCGTCGTCAGATCGGGCCGCACGCCGAAGTAGCCCTGCGCGCCCCCATAGCCGAGCCGAAACGCAATCACCTCGTCGAAGATCAGCAAGATGCCCAGGCGCTGCGTAAGCTCGTGCAGGAAATCGAGAAAGCCATCGCGCGCGACCACAATTCCCCCAGCGCCCTGAACCGGCTCGATGATCACCGCTGCGATCTCGTTGCGCTGCGCGGTAAGGATACGCTCAACTGCCTCGCGGTTGTTGTACGGTAGGCTGACCATACTAGCCGCCACAGCTGGTGGGATGCCGGCGTTGCTAGTCTGCGTACCTGCGCCAATTGCGCCGCCAGCCGACACATCAACGGCGGCGTAGTCATGTGTGCCGTGATAGGCGCCCTCAAACTTGGCGATCTTCGTGCGTCCGGTGAACGCACGAGCAGCCCGCATTGCCAGCATGGTCGCCTCAGTGCCTGAGTTAGTGAAGCGCAGCAGCTCGACGCTCGGCAGACGTGCGTGGATAACCTCGGCCAGCTCGATCTCAAGTTCGGAAGGCGCAGCCGCCGAGAAGCCGCGCGCGGCCTGGCGCTGTACCGCCGCCACCACGCCAGGCGGCGCGTGGCCATGGATCAGCGAGGTG of the Candidatus Kouleothrix ribensis genome contains:
- a CDS encoding LLM class flavin-dependent oxidoreductase, producing the protein MARSRVGICFLDRPDPLRQVRAAKLAEERGFESVWVCETRLARDAFTIMGAMAANTSRILLGTGIVNSWTRGPALMALTFATLDEMAPGRTICGLGAYWDPLAYNQGIERTRPLTQMREYTEVFRRLMNLERFTYEGEVVKVRDIELDLGTGRERLPMHCPVYIGATGPQMLESSATYADGILLNAMMSTEYTRNAIGLIRKGAEKAGRTLEDLQLPQLISTAMDDDGDKARDMGRRIVTMYLGQQPHIAQASGFSADFLGQIHEVLGGWPPRPGGLDAAMKLVDDETVTRFVVAGTPDECLKLARGYVEAGATYAIPLVVSSESTEQIIEVFAEL
- a CDS encoding aspartate aminotransferase family protein, encoding MAVSPMYMSAVEDRYRNATPRSRALFERATHSLPGGNTRTTIYHQPYPFYFDHGVGCRIYDVDGNEWVDFINNYTSLIHGHAPPGVVAAVQRQAARGFSAAAPSELEIELAEVIHARLPSVELLRFTNSGTEATMLAMRAARAFTGRTKIAKFEGAYHGTHDYAAVDVSAGGAIGAGTQTSNAGIPPAVAASMVSLPYNNREAVERILTAQRNEIAAVIIEPVQGAGGIVVARDGFLDFLHELTQRLGILLIFDEVIAFRLGYGGAQGYFGVRPDLTTLGKIIGGGFAVGAFGGRADIMARFDPREINHIGHGGTFNANPVTMAAGLATLAELTPAAFERLAQLGAELKQKLGDLFAELDLPVQVNQIGSLFNLHFTDAEVSDYPSVLAGNRQILKDLYTATLNHGVVFTGRGMGCLSTPMTSAELDRFVGAVRNGLADLGVA
- a CDS encoding ECF transporter S component, coding for MAMSSVARPVSNAWTTLDIVVVAVIGVIFGLLNSPFGLVYQSFQAAFGPIGANIFGVFNISQCLAMFIVRKPGAALVNMLINGLVQMLSGNPAGAITLGWGITQGLGAELIFWAARYQHFDWKVMFLAGAWANVLSNFWTYGVYGFGDQSLGILVGGTILGFFTYGILSGLVALAIGKALQASGVLRSFAAGRRAP